GCATGATTGTGAAGATAGCCTGTTGCTCGTAGTTCTTTGCTGAAACTATCGATACATACTCTGCCTGTTGTAGCTTGTCTGATATCTTCTGGTAATTTCGGCGCGTATTCACTCTGGCGATAGCCTGTTTTATATTCTTCTTGGTCTTGCCAGATGTTATTGCCCAGCTTGACATACAACCGTTGCCAATAGTCACGCCAACCTAATTCGTTAATTAGTTTAGTGACTTCATCTTGGTTTTGTACACGGTCAAGCACGTAATCTCGAATTTCGCGTAAACTGAGAACGCCATACCGAATGTAGGGAGAAAGCCGAGTGACTGCACCCGTAAAGAAATTACGTGTTTTTGCGTATTTAGCTGGGTCTACTTTTTGCAGTATATTCTGAGCTGTTTTGCGTCCACCAATTGTTTGACTGATATGATCATCACGTCCTGCGGCTTGAGGAAATTGTTCGCGTAGGTAAGCTACTAACTCATCACGGTTGGCAAATTCGCGTTGCATGTCTTGAGTCATGGCACAACAACAGAAGTTAGACAATCATTATAAAAGCGATCGCTTTGGTAGAGTTTTTACACAAAGGCAGAGAATAGCACAGGAGAACGCAAAGGGACACAGAGTAGCAAGATTGTGCTTATCTCAAGGTAATTGCTGTCGAATCTGGTGCTAGTCTGATATCTTGGGCAATAATTACAGGTTTGTTGATGTAATCTCTATAATATTCGTCTTGTAGACTCAGATTGTATTGCTTCTCGATTTGGGGAATTGCGAAGTTACGAACTTCACCTGTGACTTGAATAATGTTTTCGCGATCGCTAGGTAAATCGAAAGGCTGACCAGAAGCATTCACAACTAAAATAGGTTCACCACCAAAAAATCTGCGATCACTGACTGTAAATGAACTTAAACCAACTCTTTGCAGTGGTCTGCTTCTGACTGTTACAGTTTTGCCAAGCAATTCATCAGGGTAGTTGACAACTTCCGATGTGGTGACAAGTTGGGCTGTAGGAACTGTAGCAGGTTGTTCATTTGTGTAGGAAAGTCTTACTAATACAGCTATAAATGCTATGGCAATTACTACTTTTGCTTCCCAAAGACCTTTAAATACGTCTTGGCTAGGATTTCTTTGATTGTGCTTATCGTCACGGTCAGCCATAATTCAAAACTTTTTCCTTAATGTAATGTGTGATTTTTTCAGAACTTAAGAATAAATAGCTTTTAGCTAAGCAAATATTTATATTTTTAGAAAAATAATTTTGAAAAATATCAATTTTTTGAGTTATGTCAAATTCATATTATTAATTCTCACTAATAAGCTCTTCTCACCCAGGTAATACTGCTTCCCTTTCTATCGACAGAGTTGGATGTATCTACTAATTGGGGGATGTCATATATTTACTCTATATCTAATGGATTGTGTAATTTAATAGTGGACTGACACGACTAAAATGGTGGGTGATATTTTGCAGATAGGGTCGAGTTTACAAAATCCAACATTATCAGGACAAGTTGGGTTTTCTTAAGTCAAATGCCAGGTGTTTCTGCCAGGGAAAGTCTTTTTTTAGCAATTACCCATCACAAATTACTTATTACTAATTAATAAAATATTAAAAGTATTGACAAATACTGCAAAACTTAATACACCTAGTTTAATGATGCTTAGAAATATTAATTATGCAATATCAAATTAAGATTCTAGAACCAACAGATTTATGGTATTTACAGAACAACATTAATAAAGAAACTAACAAATATTACCATCCCACAAAAGATATTCCATTTGCTCAGCAAGTAGAAATCAAACTAGAAAACTCTGGAGTTATCATTCAAAAAGGGTCATTACACAGATGCATCGGTAAATTAAATTATGGTATTTACAAAACTGATAACCGTTTGAAAGATATGTGGGTAGCCTTGCGAACGGAGATTGACTACAACGCACCTGTGTATCAAGGTACTGGTACGGTTTATCTTGAGCCTAGACAAAAAGGTTATTTTTTACATTACACCTGTATCGATCTATCAGAGCGGGAGCAATGGGAATTTGATGATGGGGTCTTTCAGTTTTGTTCTAATAATGTAGTTATCGGAGCAAAAAGATTGAAGTTCCGACAAATCGCAGGCTCTAATGATGGAAAATGGAGGCTGGCGATCAAAGCTTTACCCGGACAAATTTCTCGTGTCGTGGCAGGTACTACAACACCTGCGAGAGTGATTGAACTCAGCAAAGGAGAAATTTTGATTGCTGACTATGACATAGTGAAAGGATACACAAACGGTATCGAAGAAGATTATCGCAAATTAGGTCATTTTGGCAAAGGTGGTGGAGAGGGTTTTGTCTGGATGTATAGCGGTGAAGGGAAATTACTGGTGACTGAAAATGACGGTATAGGACTAGATTAATTCAAATTTATAGATCTAAATAATTTCTAGATGCACTAATGAAAATAGCAAGATTCCTGTAGTCAAACTTTGCGTCCCTTTGGGGTTATCCTCTGCGATCCTTTGCGTTTAAAAATAATACGAATGAATGCAAACCATTACTGAATTTCTGAACACAGGCTTGGCAAAAATATTTATGTTCCTTGCCAATTCCCAAATTCTACCAAACATTTCGTATTGGCGATCGCGAGGTGACAGATGGCTTTAATTTGCGAACGATTTAGAGTCATCCATAACTATCAACTTTCTCCAAATAACCCTAAAAACACAGTTACGATCAAAAAAGATTTACTTCTATTTTTTATGTCAGAATTGGCTGCGAGGCAATATTAAATGCCCAAATGGAAACTAGTGACTGAATTCTCCTTTAACAGCGCCCATTACATTAAAGATTATGATGGCCCCTGCGGGCGAATGCATGGGCATAATTATACAGTGCGAATTGAAGCAACTTCATCCAAACTACATTCTTCCCAATATTGTCCACACCCAGTCATGGTGGCTGATTTTAGAACCTTGCGCTGGGCCAAACAAGACATATCCAAAGGCGGACTTGACCATTGTATCCTTAACGAAGT
Above is a genomic segment from Fischerella sp. JS2 containing:
- a CDS encoding FAD-binding domain-containing protein, with the protein product MTQDMQREFANRDELVAYLREQFPQAAGRDDHISQTIGGRKTAQNILQKVDPAKYAKTRNFFTGAVTRLSPYIRYGVLSLREIRDYVLDRVQNQDEVTKLINELGWRDYWQRLYVKLGNNIWQDQEEYKTGYRQSEYAPKLPEDIRQATTGRVCIDSFSKELRATGYLHNHARMWMAAYIIHWRRIQWQAGAKWFLEHLLDGDPASNNMSWQWVASTFSHKPYYFNRENLERYTEGVYCRQCPLYGHCDFEGSYEELEQRLFPKGEFSKKPSSQSWQKGKKRR
- a CDS encoding AIM24 family protein, which codes for MQYQIKILEPTDLWYLQNNINKETNKYYHPTKDIPFAQQVEIKLENSGVIIQKGSLHRCIGKLNYGIYKTDNRLKDMWVALRTEIDYNAPVYQGTGTVYLEPRQKGYFLHYTCIDLSEREQWEFDDGVFQFCSNNVVIGAKRLKFRQIAGSNDGKWRLAIKALPGQISRVVAGTTTPARVIELSKGEILIADYDIVKGYTNGIEEDYRKLGHFGKGGGEGFVWMYSGEGKLLVTENDGIGLD
- a CDS encoding 6-carboxytetrahydropterin synthase is translated as MPKWKLVTEFSFNSAHYIKDYDGPCGRMHGHNYTVRIEATSSKLHSSQYCPHPVMVADFRTLRWAKQDISKGGLDHCILNEVLPPEYETTAEMIAKYIYDETKKRVPADVQLKVAVSETPNSWAEYEDD